In the genome of Lynx canadensis isolate LIC74 chromosome F1, mLynCan4.pri.v2, whole genome shotgun sequence, one region contains:
- the LOC115505193 gene encoding olfactory receptor 10J4 encodes MPRLNLTAVTEFTFEGFSIFGWQHRLILFAVFLVLYLLTLTSNAIILTVIHLNRQLHTPMYFFLSVLSISETCYTVAIIPRMLSSLLSPQRAISIPHCATQLFFYLAFGINNCFLLAAMGYDHYAAICNPLRYSVVMGKRTCLQLASGSWSIGLSTAIIQVSSVFSLPFCDANVISHFFCDVRPLMKLACADTTIKELVTLLISLCVLVLPMVLIFISYVLIVSTILKIPSAQGRKKAFATCASHLTVVVVHYGCASVIYLKPKSHNSLKDRLISVTYTVITPLLNPVVYSLRNKDVKDALLRALGKNPLS; translated from the coding sequence ATGCCAAGACTCAACTTGACCGCCGTGACAGAGTTCACCTTTGaaggtttttccatttttggGTGGCAGCACAGACTCATTCTCTTTGCGGTCTTTCTGGTCTTGTACCTGTTGACCCTCACCAGCAATGCCATCATCTTGACCGTTATCCACCTCAACCGTCAACTTCAcacacccatgtacttcttcctgagCGTACTGTCCATCTCTGAGACCTGTTACACGGTGGCCATCATCCCCCGCATGCTGTCCAGTCTCCTCAGTCCCCAACGAGCCATCTCCATCCCACACTGTGCCACTCAGCTCTTCTTCTATCTCGCCTTCGGCATCAACAACTGCTTCCTGCTCGCGGCCATGGGGTATGACCACTACGCGGCCATCTGCAACCCCCTGCGGTATTCCGTCGTCATGGGCAAAAGGACTTGTCTACAATTGGCGAGTGGCTCCTGGAGCATTGGCCTGAGCACGGCCATCATTCAGGTGTCGTCTGTGTTCAGCCTGCCCTTCTGTGATGCCAACGTCATCTCCCACTTCTTCTGTGACGTCCGGCCCCTGATGAAGCTGGCCTGTGCTGACACCACCATCAAAGAACTTGTCACCTTGCTCATCAGTCTGTGTGTCCTTGTTCTGCCCATGGTGCTGATCTTCATCTCCTACGTCCTGATTGTCTCCACCATCCTCAAGATCCCCTCCGCCCAGGGCCGGAAGAAGGCCTTTGCCACCTGCGCCTCCCACCTCACGGTGGTCGTCGTCCACTACGGCTGCGCCTCCGTCATCTACCTAAAACCCAAGTCTCACAACTCCCTGAAGGACAGACTCATCTCCGTGACCTACACGGTCATCACACCCCTCCTCAACCCTGTTGTGTACAGCCTGAGGAACAAAGACGTCAAGGATGCCTTGCTCAGAGCTTTGGGCAAAAATCCTCTCTCTTAG